The Rosa chinensis cultivar Old Blush chromosome 7, RchiOBHm-V2, whole genome shotgun sequence DNA segment aggtactaatgtatagatcatctctacaaaatttcaacgaaattgatggtctttaaggtatctagctcgcttaaactaatggacaaactgaatctgtccaacctgaaccgtactagctttaaggcagttatcaatgccttaacgaccatcaatttggctgaaattttgtagagatgatctatacattagtacctagaaactgaaaggttgagatgtggatatgcgaccgaaaagtgaccctaaaccctaatctcgctctgaaatttcaaagcgatgcctcgctctggataggatctgtatatatatatatatatatatatatatatatatatatatatatatatgtgtgtgtgtgtgtgtgtgtgtgtatgtatgtatgtatagtGCAGCGTACAAAAATTGAAAGCtacagaaatatatatatatatatatatatatatatatatatatagtgcaaCGTACAAAATTGAAAGCTACAGCAATCTTTTCATatcattttatatatatatatatatatatatatatatatatatatatggagctATTCAATAAACCAAGATCAGTAATTGAAAAGCAAACACCAGATAAGATTAAGATCACTTACAGGTATGTAGACTAAGCAAACTCCACCCAAATCCCAACCAACCTTTCAGCCTAAGACAAATATATGAATTCCATTAGTACTCAGCGTTAACTCCCAAATACATGAGAGAATCAAGGTATATAACAGTATCAATAAACATGAGACTCGTCTAAAGCTCATTCACGACCTTTCCCATTACATGCATATAGAAGACACACAATACGATGTCAAGTATAACCATAGGAAAATATAGACCATGCTGGACCCAACATGGGAACATATAATGCCACAATAGTACTGCCTTGTTAAATAATGACGACCAGTATACAACCATGGAAGTAATTGCTATCTTTCATAACCAAAAGACAACTGAATACTCATGTCTCAAAACTGAAAATGCTAAAAACAACTGATGGAGAACTTCTGACTCGGTGACTTTATTAAATACATTTCTTTTCTATCTCAAAGTATGCTTGAAGAGGAATCGTATATATCATAAAACAGTATAATTTCAAAAGATCAGAAGGtggaaatatcaagaagaagatAACTATTACTGCAAACATTGACAAAATTATTGCCAATGGTATGGTTACGAGAAATTGAACACAGCATGCATCACCATCATAAAGATGGTTTTCCAGAATTTGCCTGTGATTACAACCTTACCTAATGAGGACATTAAATGTACATAAAAATAGAGAAAGGGAATTAGTGTCACTAAGCCGAGAAGACTACTCGATAGAAGAAAAGGTCTCCTTGTTTCCAGTCAGCATAGCAATCCACTCCGGTCAGCTATCAACTTTACTGTAATTATTTTCATCTGTTCTTGTTTTTACATGTTCTTTTTCACTCTCAACTTCAGTTTCTTGCTTTTGATTCCTTTAGGAATAAATAACTTGAGGACACAACAAATACTTAACTTGAACAAAAGAAAGATTACAACTCAAGTGCTTCTTGTTTATGGGGTGCTGAATTTTCTTGCTAGGAATGGTTATACTGAAATCTGTGCGACTTTAGGCTCTTCAGGGATTGCTGACCTACCTAAATTATTATACCTTTTGTATTGACAGAATGTTCAAGCCAAGTGATTTGCTCTTGAAATGAGAGTAAATTTTTTGGGTTTAATTGTGTCTTGGACACTTACAAATAGATTgcttaaacaaaagaaagatgAGAACTTTAGAGCTTCTTGTTCTTTGGGTACTGAGTTTAAGGCCGATTTATCATCTTGTTCATATGATCCCGTTACCTAATCAGTCTGTTAGGACTCTGAGTTTTCCACCATTTTGATTCGTTCATATATAAACGGGTATATACAATTCTATATATGTATGATTAATTATAGATATAGAAATACATGGAGCTATTCAATAAACCAAGATCAGTAATTGAAAAGCAAACACCAGCTAAGATGAAGATCACTTACAGGTATGTAGACTAAGCAAACTCCACCCAAATCCCAACTAACCTTTCAACCTAAGACAAATATATGAATTCCATTAGTACTCAGCGGTAACTCCCAGATTTCATTACCAATTAAACTGCCCAAAATGGGATTCTTTAGAAACCAAATGATAGGAATCCCATAAACCCAAACCAAGAATTAATCAATCGTGTCTGAAGCAAAACATAATGAAACCATACTAAGGATATTAGAGCACGAATTCACCTTGGGTATCCAATCTTGCAGTCTCTCCTCTTTTCCCCAATTCGCTACCTCTGCTTGATCCCTGTAATATTGAACACAACTCAATAGACCCAGAATGGGATTTGATTCCCCAAAATGAAACTATAAAGTCCCACTAAGGCTTAGAACAGTCAACATTGATCAAAATTAAACTCTCAAATGTAGGTACAGAAAGTCAAAGCAACAAACTAGGCAAAGTAAGTAGACAAGAAGCCTTCCCACAATTCAAAAGATGAAAGCTAAAACAATAAGTGAAAAAAATTGTACCTTGATTTggtgagagagaaaaaaacccATATAGCAAATGAGCAAGACAAGGCCAAAGttctcaactttctccaaatGGGTTTCAGAAACTTCAAGACCCGGATTCCGGTGGCCCAAATCTCCTAGAGCGGTGATCAATCACTTCAATGTTCTTTAATTTGGAGCTCAATCGATCCACGACATCTCGATGACAAGAGCAGAAAACGTGGTGGTGGTGAGAGGTGGCCGGCGACTCGGTGGAGAGCAAATCCACTGAACGGCGACTCGGCGATGGGAAGAGATGGAAAATTGAGGTCtgtcgggggggggggggggggggggggagagagaagttttattttatgaaatgaaaaaaaatagaattagaaAGTGTGGAGGGAAgagattggggggggggggggggaataaaaATATTGGTGAAAATTTCACGCCTTAtacttttacggcacacattaaTGCACGCTGTAAAAGGCTATATTAAAAACCACATTAACGGCGCACATTCTTGCAGGCTGTAAAAGATAACACTATTACGGCGTGCATCAATGCATgctataaaagaccaaataaAAATTGACATTAACGGCGTGCATCAATGCATGCCATAAAAGACCAAATAAAAATTGACATTAACGGCGTGCATCAATGCATGTCATAAAAGATCAAATGAAAATTGACATTAACGGCGTGCATCTCCGTAAAAGACTATATCAGAAAGGGTATTCACGGCATGCCGTGAAAGTGCGCCGTAAATGTATGTCTATTACGGCACTCATTGATGCATGCCGTAAAATGTGCGCGGTAAAACAGTCATTTTCTTGTAGTGAAAGTGGAGCTGCAGGCGCGGCAGTGCCATGTAGCAGTCACAGGCTTGACTTGGTTCCTGGCCGCTAGCCGGTGCGGCAATGGTGGACAGCGGCCAAGAGCAGGAGTGGGGCACGGGCTGGGATGTAGGTCGATTGCTGGACCTGGATTTTGGGCTAGGCTGAAGAAGGGCAGGTCGGGCCGGGAGGCTGGGGTAGGACCCTGATCTGGGATCTTGGTGGGAATCGGGTCTGGACCTGAGTTCATGTTTGGGATCCGGGTCGGGTCTGGAATTGGGCTAGGGATTCTGATTTACTTTGGGTCTATGTTGGTTGTTTGGGCTGGGCCCTGGATCTATGGTACAAGTATTTAGGTGGAAGATTATCCTCTATTTGGCGTATTTTTTACGTTGGAAATGCATGGATATATGGTCACATCACCAGTAACATTGTTAGAAGATTGTTCTGTTATGGGCAGTCATACTATCGATAACATAGGTGGAAGATTGTTCTCTTTTCGGCGTATGTTCTACAAAGAATATGCTTGGTCGGTCATATCACCAGTTACTTTGATGAAAGATTGCCCTTTTATGGTTGGTCATACCATTAGTAATTCTTTAAATAGCTTGGTTTACAACCGGTGCATCTTCAGATGCGTTTTCGCATCTAGTTATAGTCTTGTTCAGTATTATTTCCGAAGTTTTAGTTTCAAATTTTTCATTTATGATGCAGTTTCTGCATCTATCGTTTGTAATCTTTCTTATTATTAATGTAGTTGtcattttctctcaaaaaaaaaaaagttattggtTATTGTTTTATTCCATACAAATGTAGTATTCTACATGATTAAACAATACGAAACCACCCATATTTAATTATGAAGAGTATATAATGAAGGCACATGCTTCCCTCAACTCACACCACGATATATTGCACAGGGGGAAAATCATCCATATTTTCAATATTTCTATACCCATCAAACTCCGCAAACATGTCCGTGTCAATTGGTTTACTTTTGCTCTAGAATTCTTACTGGATACCCTCATGTACAATCATATTCGTGTTTAGTTAATAAAGTTTCTcccttttcttcaaaaaaaaaaatggaaaagaaaaaagaaaatcaaacttcCCCAAACATGTCCACCCCATGCCAGGTTAGGAATTCACAATAATCATGTTCAGTGTAAACAATCTTCTCCTTTGTATGCATGGGGTATGTTGTTTgtctcattttttttataaagggATTTGGAACCCAacctaactgggaggctcaacCCCATGCCCAGTTCTATTTATTAAAAAGgagaaaattacaaaaaagaaaGGGGGACTAGACCAAAACCTCTCccctaaaaaagaaaacaatagcAACTCTAGACTAAAAAACAAGACGACAAAGGGTATAGTAAACTATATGGGTGGCCATGGCAAATGTGGATCACCCAGAAATGGTATCACTAAgccataagaaaacaaaaatcaaattgtAGAGACTCACTGCAGCTTCAATAGTGCAccatataattaaacaattataGATGGCTATGCAGCAACAGTTATAAAGTGCAAGCATGTCGGTAGGATTTTGTCGCCTTTGGTTCACATGTTGCTCCATTTCAAATTTTAGTGATATGTTTCTAGCTTCATACTCTGACAAGACTAAAGCTTGCTCCAAGTAAAAATTCTGAAGGCAATTAAATAGACTGTTTCCAAAATCTGTTGCTTCCAATTTCACCGAAAAAGTATACCTGCAATCCATGTCTAACTGCAGAATCACAACCAATTCAGCGATAATGAAGGACTCCTAAGGCATCATCACGAAGCTTAGAAACAATCTCCATTGGAGTCGTAGGGAACCAGCAAAGAGAAGGAATTTCCAATCCCAAATTTGCCAAGCAATCTGCCACCGAGTTGCCTTCCCTATGAATATGACTGCAATGAAATTGCATCAAATTGAGACAAGATAAACAATTACGCCAATGAACACGCAAACAGGCACACTTTCACAGCCAATCCTTCGTCAAGATGAAAGGTGGTGTAATTTCCCAGAGGCATGTCCCTATCAACACCATGTTCTCATTCTTCCTAGTGACAAAAGTCAAAAACCACTCCCTAATTCGCCTTGTTTAGCGTAATTTTTTGCTTCTGGTATTCTTGAATCAATTCTAGGTCTGGAAGATATCCTTTCATAACCATATCAGGGGTAATTAACTTCTCCAATTGAATTTGGATAAGATAACCATTTCCTAAGCCTATGATTTTTTACTGACCTTCATCATTATCAAAGCTCAATTGCAAAGAAATTTGTATTTATGAGAAGgtaggaaagaaaaaataataataatgccgCTAGTCATAGAAactttttatattattttttcattATTGAAGTAGTAATTGAATAAGGAGAGTTGTGACTTTTCATCCCTGTATATGGTCATTTTCAATGATTTAAAATAACATTGTTAaactttcaaaaaataaaaacatatggTTAAAAGTTAATTTCAATGCAAAATATCATTCTTCAAAATTTCTCATGAATATTATCAGTTTATTTGAGGCATAGATTTGCCCTTCTTTATGAGTTTACTACTCTTTATTTCTAGTATTTGTTGATTGACTGTCTTCTATATATTTTCCCCATCATTaagaacaaaaaatatataatacgTACGTACCAAGCATTAAACTGAGCAAAACTATCAACCAACTCCTTCCCAACTCCTCCTACACCTACACGGGCACACTTTGAGTAATGACATATATAGTTTGATAGAGATATCACATTAACCTTACTACAAGATGTGGCCAGTGATGTTTCAATTAATTACAGTGATCAAGGAAAATGCATTTTGCTTAAGTTATTCTCCTTAGGTTTAACAGAAATAGTTGGAAGAATTTTCCATGTTGGAGagtattttcaattttcttgaaAAAAGATACATAACAAGTGAAAGTGCACACATAATTTGGATACTATTTTTCACAAGTTTCTAACAAAAATATTGCAGAAAAGTAGTTCCTACATGGACTTGTTTATGCATGTAATTCTCACACCTAAATTAAGCTTGTAGTCCAGAAGTTTCTAATGGTTTAAGAAGATGTGGCACatataattttatatgttttaagCACATAAAATTTTGTATGTTTTATCGACAAAACATCATCAGAATTGACGTAAtaactaataaataataattgaTGTGATCGACCCACCCCACTCCCTTCCCTATATAATCCCCACCCGCGTTGCACTTCACTACTCACTCAAGCTCTCCCAAAACAAGTGATTACATACCCATTCCAAGCTCATCATCCTCAGAGTGCATTATGGCTAGCTCGACCCCTATGAAGCTTACTTTGGTCGCTCTCTTGTGCGTGGTGGTTACTTTGCCCCTAGCCCAAGCCATCACTTGCGGCCAAGTGGTGAGCAACGTTTCACCTTGCCTAGACTACGTGAAGAATGGCGGCGCTGTCCCTGCCGCTTGCTGCAGCGGAGTTGGAAACCTTAACGCCTTGGCCAAGACCACCCCTGACCGCCAGACCACCTGCAATTGCCTCAAACAGCTTGCCGATAGCATGAAAGGAATCAACCCTGACCTTGCAGCTGGTGTTCCCGGCAAGTGTGGAATTAACGTTCCGTTCAAGATCAGTCCCTCCACCGACTGCGCCACGTAAGTACATATACTACTCGATCGTTGGCAATTGGTTTTAGTTTGTCTATTGTACGTGTTTTTCTCGAATGGAACCTGaagttaattttttgttttcttctttttgatgtTGCAGCGTGAAGTGATGAGCTAATCGACGGAAAGTGAACTTCCCAAGTGATAGTATAGAGCGTTAAATAAAGCGTGGGTGATTACATCCACACAGTGATATTATTACCAAAAGACTCTATATGTCATCTACTAGGTTATAAACTAATGATCGATGTAATAAAAGTTAATTTCTATGAACTTACGCTCTTTGCCTTTTTTCCTTGCTTATAATTTGAATTGAGACAAGATATAATTTCATTATTTGGCTGAACTTTTGATGTGGTTGTGGTTATGGTACTGTGTGTAAGTATATTGGGCTATCACCATTCAATGCATGATTTCCCATTgtcacaaggaaaacaaaagatgaagtgGACTTGGAGAATAATTCTCTTGTCATCCCGGGTTTTCaaggaaacaaagaagaagatcacAGAATCGGATCATGAAGAGAAGATCAAGCAGAATTGATTCTCTGATCTTGAGTTTAATTATGGTATTCAGTCCATATCATTTTGCATGATTTtaattgatatgcatattggTTAGATTGATACAATATTCTCATTTGCATTAAAGGGTTTTATtatcatgcatatcaatttgagaTATTGATTGATCTTGGTTAGGAAAGTTCGAttgtatattaaaaaaaaaaacagttttaaacctttccatatttatcttaAATAATAATTAAGTCAAGATTCgattaagggggagtgtttcTCCTTTATAAAAGGTCTCAAAAAAACTGAAGTTAGACTGTGGGTTTTTGATGCATAAAATTGTTCTCTTTTGAACGACTTGTTTTTGTTCAAATCAGTTTTTGAAAAACCCTCTTTACTTGTTTCATGTATTCTATTGTATAATCATTCATATTtactctcaagatcagtgattcaTTGGAGGGCAAGGAAGGTTGAAGATAATCTATCTAGAATGTTGTACAAAGAgttagaacagttgtaaaacaagttagcatgtgttgctaagtgaaagtatttgttatgaacaacactacttgtattctgtaaactctattgattcatattggattgccttttcgtgttggctacgttaaaaaccacgcagtgaagtttcctcagtggggaggtttacactgcgttagcaaatctTAGTGTTATGAATCATATTTTCTTTGGATAAACTTAGATACGTAAACTTTCCTCTAATATTGgttccatctagtattttcaattggcatcagagcgggttctagaaTCTTCTAGTGATCTCGGGAAAGATGGAACATTCACGTGATAGAGCTGCTGGCGGATCTATAAATAGTCCTCCATGGTTTGAGGgtggatgtgaaaaatacactcaatggaaaatatacatgaaatcatatcTCTATGCTCAAGATGAACATGTGTGGAATATTGTAGAAAATGGTTGGACTATACCTATGGCAAAAGCAAAAGGAGAAAGCTCTTCCACTGCCACTCCCAAACCAAGGAAGGATTGGACTGAGGAAGAAGTTCGTGATTTGCAAGCAGATTTCAAGGCTAAGAATAGCATTTTCACAGCCTTGTCTGAACGAGAAAAATTGAGAATCAGTCACTGTGACACTGCCAAGCAAGCATGGGATCTTCTACAGACTACGtatgaaggaaacaaaaaggtACGTGCAAAGAAACTGCAAGCACTCATATTTGAATTCGAAACCATGACTATGGGAGATGGTGAAACCGTGGATGATtttcatggtagaattcttAAAATTTCCGGTCAATGTCGTAGTCTGGG contains these protein-coding regions:
- the LOC112180426 gene encoding non-specific lipid-transfer protein 1 gives rise to the protein MASSTPMKLTLVALLCVVVTLPLAQAITCGQVVSNVSPCLDYVKNGGAVPAACCSGVGNLNALAKTTPDRQTTCNCLKQLADSMKGINPDLAAGVPGKCGINVPFKISPSTDCATVK